One genomic window of Vicugna pacos chromosome 18, VicPac4, whole genome shotgun sequence includes the following:
- the TRAF7 gene encoding E3 ubiquitin-protein ligase TRAF7 isoform X4, which produces MSLRSTFSLPEEEEEPEPLVFAEQPSVKLCCQLCCSVFKDPVITTCGHTFCRRCALKSEKCPVDNAKLTVVVNNIAVAEQIGELFIHCRHGCRAAAGGKPTVFEVDPRGCPFTIKLSARKDHEGSCDYRPVRCPNNPSCPPLLKMNLEAHLKECEHIKCPHSKYGCTFIGNQDTYETHLETCRFEGLKEFLQQTDDRFHEMHVALAQKDQEIAFLRSMLGKLSEKIDQLEKSLELKFDVLDENQSKLSEDLMEFRRDASMLNDELSHINARLNMGILGSYDPQQIFKCKGTFVGHQGPVWCLCVYSMGDLLFSGSSDKTIKVWDTCTTYKCQKTLEGHDGIVLALCIQGCKLYSGSADCTIIVWDIQNLQKVNTIRAHDNPVCTLVSSHNMLFSGSLKAIKVWDIVGTELKLKKELTGLNHWVRALVAAQSYLYSGSYQTIKIWDIRTLDCIHVLQTSGGSVYSIAVTNHHIVCGTYENLIHVWDIESKEQVRTLTGHVGTVYALAVISTPDQTKVFSASYDRSLRVWSMDNMICTQTLLRHQGSVTALAVSRGRLFSGAVDSTVKVWTC; this is translated from the exons ATGTCCCTGCGGTCCACATTCTCGCtgcctgaggaggaggaggagccg GAGCCACTGGTGTTTGCTGAGCAGCCGTCAGTGAAGCTATGCTGTCAGCTCTGCTGCAGTGTTTTCAAGGACCCTGTGATCACCACGTGTGGG CATACCTTCTGTCGAAGATGCGCCCTGAAGTCAG AGAAGTGTCCTGTGGACAACGCCAAACTGACGGTGGTGGTGAACAACATTGCGGTGGCCGAGCAGATCGGCGAGCTCTTCATCCACTGCAGGCACGGCTGTCGGGCGGCAGCGGGTGGGAAGCCCACTGTTTTCGAGGTGGACCCCCGAGGGTGCCCCTTCACCATAAAGCTCAGTGCCCGGAA GGACCACGAGGGCAGCTGTGACTACAGGCCTGTGCGGTGTCCCAACAACCCCAGCTGCCCACCCCTCCTCAAGATGAACCTGGAGGCCCACCTCAAGGAGTGCGAGCACATCAAGTGTCCCCACTCCAAGTACGG GTGCACGTTCATTGGAAACCAGGATACGTATGAGACGCACCTGGAGACCTGCCGCTTTGAGGGCCTAAAGGAATTCCTGCAGCAGACAGACGACCGCTTCCATGAGATGCATGTGGCGCTGGCCCAGAAGGACCAGGAGATCGCCTTCCTGCGCTCCATGCTGGGCAAGCTTTCGGAGAAGATTGACCAGCTGGAGAAGAGCCTGGAGCTCAAGTTTG ATGTCCTGGATGAAAACCAGAGCAAGCTCAGCGAGGACCTCATGGAGTTCCGGAGGGATGCGTCCATGTTGAAC GACGAGCTGTCCCACATCAATGCACGGCTGAACATGGGCATCCTAGGAT CCTATGACCCACAGCAGATCTTCAAGTGCAAAGGAACTTTCGTGGGCCACCAGGGCCCTGTCTGGTGTCTCTGCGTCTACTCAATGGGGGACCTCCTCTTCAGCGGCTCCTCTGACAAGACCATCAAG GTGTGGGACACGTGTACCACCTACAAGTGCCAGAAGACGCTGGAGGGCCATGACGGCATTGTGCTCGCTCTCTGCATCCAGGG GTGCAAGCTCTACAGTGGCTCCGCAGACTGCACCATCATT GTGTGGGACATCCAGAACCTGCAGAAGGTGAACACGATCCGGGCCCATGACAACCCAGTGTGTACGCTGGTGTCCTCACACAACATGCTCTTCAGCGGCTCCCTGAAGGCCATCAAG GTCTGGGACATCGTGGGCACTGAGCTGAAGCTGAAGAAGGAGCTCACCGGCCTCAACCACTGGGTGCGGGCCCTGGTGGCCGCCCAGAGCTACCTGTACAGTGGCTCCTACCAGACAATCAAG ATCTGGGACATCCGGACCCTCGACTGCATCCACGTCCTACAGACGTCTGGTGGCAGCGTCTACTCTATCGCTGTGACGAATCACCACATTGTCTGTGGCACCTACGAGAACCTCATCCAT GTATGGGACATCGAGTCCAAGGAGCAGGTGCGGACCCTGACAGGTCACGTCGGCACCGTGTATGCCCTGGCGGTCATCTCAACGCCAGACCAGACCAAAGTCTTCAGCGCGTCCTACGACCGGTCTCTCAGG GTCTGGAGCATGGATAACATGATCTGCACACAGACCCTGCTGCGGCACCAAGGCAGCGTGACGGCACTGGCAGTGTCCCGGGGCCGGCTCTTCTCAGGAGCTGTGGACAGCACTGTGAAG GTTTGGACTTGCTAA
- the CASKIN1 gene encoding caskin-1 isoform X2, producing MGKEQELVQAVKAEDVGTAQRLLQRPRPGKAKLLGSTKKINVNFQDPDGFSALHHAALNGNTELITLLLEAQAAVDIKDNKGMRPLHYAAWQGRKEPMKLVLKAGSAVNIPSDEGHIPLHLAAQHGHYDVSEMLLQHQSNPCMVDNSGKTPLDLACEFGRVGVVQLLLSSNMCAALLEPRPGDTTDPNGTSPLHLAAKNGHIDIIRLLLQAGIDINRQTKSGTALHEAALCGKTEVVRLLLDSGINAHVRNTYSQTALDIVHQFTTSQASKEIKQLLREASAALQVRATKDYCNNYDLTSLNVKAGDIITVLEQHPDGRWKGCIHDNRTGNDRVGYFPSSLGEAIVKRAGSRAGAEPSPPQGGSSSGAPAPPEEIWVLRKPFAGGDRSGSLSSVAGGRSSGGHTLHAGSEGVKLLATVLSQKPVSDSSPGDSPVKPPEGSAGATRSQPPVAHAGQVYGEQPPKKPEAASEGKANLAVWLSMIGLAQYYKVLVDNGYENIDFITDITWEDLQEIGITKLGHQKKLMLAVRKLAELQKAEYAKYEGGPLRRKVPQSLEVMAIESPPPPEPAPADCQSPKMTTFQDSELSGELQAAMTGPAEGAAAAAAATAEKPSNHLPPTPRASMRPEPSLGGRARHMSSSQELLGDGPPGPGSPMSRSQEYLLDEGPAPGTPPKEARPSRHGHSIKRASVPPVPGKPRQVLPPGASHFTPPQTPTKARPSSPQAVGGPHGPAPATAKVKPTPQLLPPAERPMSPRSLPQSPTHRGFAYVLPQPVESEAGPAAPGPAPAAVPTTVPMLCLPPEADVEPERPKKRAHSLNRYAASDSEPERDELLVPAAAGPYATVQRRVGRSHSVRAPAGADKNVNRSQSFAVRPRKKGPPPPPPKRSSSAMASANLADESVPDAETEEAGTEDGRLGVRAQRRRASDLAGSVDTGSAGSVKSIAAMLELSSIGGGGRAARRPPEGHPTPRPASPEPVRVATVLASVKHKEAIGPDGEVVNRRRTLSGPVTGLLATARRSPGEQGPPADHSQFVEDGAARQRPRGPAKGEASAEGPPLARVEASATLKRRIRAKQSQQENVKFILTESDTVKRRPKAKEREAGPELPPPLSVYQNGTGTVRRRPASEQAGPPELPPPPPPAEPPPSDLMHLPPLPPPDSDTRKLTKPPVSPKPVLAQPVPKIQGSPTPASKKVPLPGPGSPEVKRAHGTPPPVSPKPPPPPTAPKPAKAAAGLQSGSTSPSPAPSPARQPPAALAKPASTPPSLSASPARPPSPGAPALHVPAKPPRAAAAAAAATGPPAAPDGASPGDSVRQKLEETSACLAAALQAVEEKIRQEDAQGSRPSAAEKSTGSILDDIGSMFDDLADQLDAMLE from the exons ATGGGGAAGGAGCAGGAGCTGGTGCAGGCGGTGAAGGCGGAGGACGTGGGGACCGCGCAGAGGCTGCTGCAGAGGCCGCGGCCCGGGAAGGCCA AGCTCCTGGGCTCCACCAAGAAGATCAATGTCAATTTCCAAGACCCAGATGG CTTCTCTGCCTTGCACCACGCGGCCCTGAATGGCAACACGGAATTAATCACCCTGCTGCTGGAGGCCCAGGCTGCTGTGGACATCAAGGACAACAAAG GCATGCGGCCGCTGCACTATGCAGCCTGGCAGGGCCGGAAGGAGCCCATGAAGCTGGTGCTGAAGGCAGGCTCAGCGGTGAACATCCCGTCCGATGAGGGCCACATCCCCCTGCACTTGGCAGCCCAGCATGGTCACTATGACGTG TCTGAGATGCTGCTCCAGCACCAATCCAACCCGTGCATGGTGGACAACTCGGGGAAGACACCCCTGGACCTTGCCTGTGAGTTCGGCCGTGTTGGG gtggtccagctgctcctgagcaGCAACATGTGTGCGGCCTTGCTGGAGCCCCGGCCTGGGGACACCACCGACCCCAATGGCACCAGCCCCCTGCACCTGGCAGCCAAGAATGGCCACATCGACATCATCAG ACTCCTCCTCCAAGCCGGCATTGACATCAACCGCCAGACCAAGTCTGGCACAGCCCTGCACGAGGCCGCACTCTGCGGGAAGACAGAAGTGGTTCGGCTGCTGTTGGAT AGCGGGATCAATGCCCATGTAAGAAATACCTACAGCCAGACGGCCCTGGACATCGTGCACCAGTTCACCACCTCCCAGGCCAGCAAGGAGATCAAGCAGCTGCTGCGAG AGGCTTCGGCGGCCCTGCAGGTCCGGGCGACCAAGGATTATTGCAACAACTATGACCTGACCAGCCTCAATGTGAAAGCAGGGGACATTATCACA GTCCTTGAGCAGCATCCAGATGGCCGGTGGAAGGGCTGTATCCATGACAACAGGACAGGCAACGACCGTGTGGGCTACTTCCCGTCCTCCTTGGGCGAGGCCATTGTCAAGCGAGCAG GTTCCCGAGCAGGTGCCGAACCAAGCCCACCCCAGGGAGGCAGCTCATCAGGTGCCCCTGCACCCCCTGAGGAGATCTGGGTGCTGAGAAAGCCCTTTGCAG GTGGGGACCGCAGTGGCAGCTTGAGCAGTGTGGCTGGTGGCCGGAGCAGTGGGGGCCACACCCTACATGCAGGCTCTGAAGGGGTCAAG CTCCTGGCAACAGTGCTCTCCCAGAAGCCTGTCTCCGACTCCAGCCCCGGGGACAGCCCTGTCAAGCCTCCGGAGGGCTCCGCAG GTGCCACCCGGTCCCAGCCTCCAGTGGCCCATGCTGGGCAGGTCTATGGGGAACAGCCACCCAAGAAGCCAGAGGCAGCATCAGAGGGCAAG GCTAACCTGGCTGTGTGGCTGTCCATGATCGGCCTGGCCCAGTACTACAAGGTGCTGGTGGACAACGGCTACGAGAATATCGACTTCATCACCGACATCACCTGGGAGGATCTGCAGGAGATCGGCATCACCAAGCTGG GACACCAGAAGAAGCTAATGCTGGCAGTGAGGAAACTGGCGGAGCTACAGAAGGCAGAGTATGCCAAGTATGAGGGGGGACCCCTGCGCCGGAAGGTACCACAGTCGCTTGAAGTGATGGCCATTGAGTCGCCACCCCCACCTGAGCCTGCCCCAGCTGACTGCCAGTCTCCTAAGATGACCACCTTCCAGGACAGTGAGCTCAGCGGTGAGCTGCAGGCTGCCATGACTGGCCCGGCCGAAGGggctgctgccgctgccgctgccactGCTGAGAAGCCCTCCAACCACCTGCCGCCCACCCCAAGGGCCTCTATGCGGCCAGAGCCCAGCCTCGGTGGGCGGGCTCGGCACATGAGCAGTTCTCAGGAGCTGCTGGGCGATGGACCCCCTGGGCCTGGCAGCCCCATGTCACGAAGCCAGGAGTACCTGCTGGAtgaggggccagccccagggACACCCCCCAAGGAGGCCCGGCCCAGCCGCCACGGCCACAGCATCAAGCGGGCCAGCGTGCCCCCAGTGCCTGGCAAGCCACGGCAGGTCCTTCCACCAGGTGCCAGCCACTTCACACCCCCGCAGACGCCCACAAAAGCCCGGCCAAGCTCCCCCCAGGCTGTGGGGGGGCCTCAtggcccagccccagccacagcCAAGGTGAAGCCCACCCCCCAGCTGCTGCCACCAGCAGAGCGACCCATGTCACCTCGCTCGCTGCCTCAGTCACCCACACACCGTGGCTTTGCCTATGTGCTGCCCCAACCCGTGGAGAGCGAGGCAGGGCCGGCTGCTCCAGGGCCTGCACCTGCGGCTGTTCCCACGACTGTGCCCATGCTGTGCCTGCCCCCCGAGGCTGATGTGGAGCCAGAGCGGCCCAAGAAGCGTGCCCACAGCCTGAATCGCTACGCAGCGTCTGACAGCGAGCCGGAGCGGGACGAGCTGCTGGTGCCGGCGGCTGCAGGGCCCTATGCCACAGTCCAGCGGCGTGTGGGACGCAGCCACTCTGTGCGGGCTCCTGCTGGTGCCGACAAGAACGTTAACCGCAGCCAGTCATTCGCTGTGCGACCAAGAAAGAAGGGgcccccaccacccccgcccAAGCGCTCCAGCTCAGCCATGGCCAGTGCCAACCTGGCCGATGAGTCGGTGCCAGATGCGGAGACCGAGGAGGCTGGGACTGAGGACGGCCGGCTGGGGGTCCGGGCACAGCGCCGCCGGGCTAGTGATCTGGCTGGCAGTGTGGACACAGGAAGTGCTGGCAGCGTGAAGAGCATTGCAGCCATGCTCGAGTTGTCGTCcattgggggtgggggccgggCAGCCCGCAGGCCCCCCGAGGGCCACCCCACACCTCGCCCTGCCAGCCCGGAGCCAGTGCGGGTGGCCACAGTGTTGGCTTCGGTGAAACACAAGGAGGCCATCGGGCCTGATGGTGAGGTGGTGAACCGGCGCCGCACGCTGAGTGGGCCCGTTACAGGACTTCTGGCCACTGCTCGCCGTAGTCCAGGAGAGCAGGGGCCCCCTGCAGATCACAGCCAGTTTGTGGAAGATGGCGCTGCCCGGCAGAGGCCTCGAGGTCCAGCCAAGGGCGAGGCGAGTGCAGAGGGACCGCCCCTGGCCAGGGTGGAGGCCAGTGCCACACTAAAGAGGCGCATCCGAGCCAAGCAGAGCCAGCAGGAGAACGTGAAGTTCATCCTAACTGAGTCCGACACTGTCAAGCGCCGGCCCAAGGCCAAGGAGCGGGAGGCAGGTCCTGAGCTACCCCCACCGCTGTCTGTGTACCAGAATGGAACGGGCACTGTGCGCCGCCGACCGGCCTCTGAGCAGGCTGGGCCCCCAGAGCTGCCCCCTCCACCTCCGCCTGCTGAGCCCCCGCCCTCTGACCTGATGCATCTGCCCCCGCTGCCCCCGCCCGACAGCGACACCCGGAAGCTGACCAAGCCGCCTGTCTCTCCCAAGCCCGTTCTGGCTCAGCCTGTGCCCAAGATCCAGGGCTCACCCACACCTGCCTCCAAGAAGGTGCCGCTGCCAGGTCCGGGCAGCCCAG AGGTGAAGCGTGCTCATGGCACGCCGCCGCCCGTGTCTCccaagccgccgccgccgcccactgCGCCCAAGCCGGCCAAGGCCGCGGCGGGGCTGCAGTCGGGCAGCACCAGTCCGTCGCCGGCGCCCTCGCCGGCACGCCAGCCGCCCGCCGCCCTCGCCAAGCCGGCCAGCACGCCACCCTCACTGAGCGCCAGCCCCGCCAGGCCCCCGTCCCCCGGTGCACCCGCGCTGCACGTGCCCGCCAAGCCGCCgcgcgccgctgccgccgccgccgccgccactgggCCTCCAGCTGCTCCCGATGGTGCCTCGCCTGGGGACAGCGTCCGGCAGAAGCTGGAGGAAACGAGCGCGTGCCTGGCAGCGGCGCTGCAGGCCGTAGAAGAGAAGATCCGACAGGAGGACGCGCAGGGCTCACG cccctcgGCCGCAGAGAAGAGCACCGGCAGCATCCTGGATGACATTGGTAGCATGTTCGACGACCTGGCCGACCAGCTGGACGCCATGCTGGAGTGA
- the CASKIN1 gene encoding caskin-1 isoform X1: MGKEQELVQAVKAEDVGTAQRLLQRPRPGKAKLLGSTKKINVNFQDPDGFSALHHAALNGNTELITLLLEAQAAVDIKDNKGMRPLHYAAWQGRKEPMKLVLKAGSAVNIPSDEGHIPLHLAAQHGHYDVSEMLLQHQSNPCMVDNSGKTPLDLACEFGRVGVVQLLLSSNMCAALLEPRPGDTTDPNGTSPLHLAAKNGHIDIIRLLLQAGIDINRQTKSGTALHEAALCGKTEVVRLLLDSGINAHVRNTYSQTALDIVHQFTTSQASKEIKQLLREASAALQVRATKDYCNNYDLTSLNVKAGDIITVLEQHPDGRWKGCIHDNRTGNDRVGYFPSSLGEAIVKRAGSRAGAEPSPPQGGSSSGAPAPPEEIWVLRKPFAGGDRSGSLSSVAGGRSSGGHTLHAGSEGVKLLATVLSQKPVSDSSPGDSPVKPPEGSAGATRSQPPVAHAGQVYGEQPPKKPEAASEGKSTEAVSQWLATFQLQLYAPNFISAGYDLPTISRMTPEDLTAIGVTKPGHRKKITAEISGLSIPDWLPEHKPANLAVWLSMIGLAQYYKVLVDNGYENIDFITDITWEDLQEIGITKLGHQKKLMLAVRKLAELQKAEYAKYEGGPLRRKVPQSLEVMAIESPPPPEPAPADCQSPKMTTFQDSELSGELQAAMTGPAEGAAAAAAATAEKPSNHLPPTPRASMRPEPSLGGRARHMSSSQELLGDGPPGPGSPMSRSQEYLLDEGPAPGTPPKEARPSRHGHSIKRASVPPVPGKPRQVLPPGASHFTPPQTPTKARPSSPQAVGGPHGPAPATAKVKPTPQLLPPAERPMSPRSLPQSPTHRGFAYVLPQPVESEAGPAAPGPAPAAVPTTVPMLCLPPEADVEPERPKKRAHSLNRYAASDSEPERDELLVPAAAGPYATVQRRVGRSHSVRAPAGADKNVNRSQSFAVRPRKKGPPPPPPKRSSSAMASANLADESVPDAETEEAGTEDGRLGVRAQRRRASDLAGSVDTGSAGSVKSIAAMLELSSIGGGGRAARRPPEGHPTPRPASPEPVRVATVLASVKHKEAIGPDGEVVNRRRTLSGPVTGLLATARRSPGEQGPPADHSQFVEDGAARQRPRGPAKGEASAEGPPLARVEASATLKRRIRAKQSQQENVKFILTESDTVKRRPKAKEREAGPELPPPLSVYQNGTGTVRRRPASEQAGPPELPPPPPPAEPPPSDLMHLPPLPPPDSDTRKLTKPPVSPKPVLAQPVPKIQGSPTPASKKVPLPGPGSPEVKRAHGTPPPVSPKPPPPPTAPKPAKAAAGLQSGSTSPSPAPSPARQPPAALAKPASTPPSLSASPARPPSPGAPALHVPAKPPRAAAAAAAATGPPAAPDGASPGDSVRQKLEETSACLAAALQAVEEKIRQEDAQGSRPSAAEKSTGSILDDIGSMFDDLADQLDAMLE; encoded by the exons ATGGGGAAGGAGCAGGAGCTGGTGCAGGCGGTGAAGGCGGAGGACGTGGGGACCGCGCAGAGGCTGCTGCAGAGGCCGCGGCCCGGGAAGGCCA AGCTCCTGGGCTCCACCAAGAAGATCAATGTCAATTTCCAAGACCCAGATGG CTTCTCTGCCTTGCACCACGCGGCCCTGAATGGCAACACGGAATTAATCACCCTGCTGCTGGAGGCCCAGGCTGCTGTGGACATCAAGGACAACAAAG GCATGCGGCCGCTGCACTATGCAGCCTGGCAGGGCCGGAAGGAGCCCATGAAGCTGGTGCTGAAGGCAGGCTCAGCGGTGAACATCCCGTCCGATGAGGGCCACATCCCCCTGCACTTGGCAGCCCAGCATGGTCACTATGACGTG TCTGAGATGCTGCTCCAGCACCAATCCAACCCGTGCATGGTGGACAACTCGGGGAAGACACCCCTGGACCTTGCCTGTGAGTTCGGCCGTGTTGGG gtggtccagctgctcctgagcaGCAACATGTGTGCGGCCTTGCTGGAGCCCCGGCCTGGGGACACCACCGACCCCAATGGCACCAGCCCCCTGCACCTGGCAGCCAAGAATGGCCACATCGACATCATCAG ACTCCTCCTCCAAGCCGGCATTGACATCAACCGCCAGACCAAGTCTGGCACAGCCCTGCACGAGGCCGCACTCTGCGGGAAGACAGAAGTGGTTCGGCTGCTGTTGGAT AGCGGGATCAATGCCCATGTAAGAAATACCTACAGCCAGACGGCCCTGGACATCGTGCACCAGTTCACCACCTCCCAGGCCAGCAAGGAGATCAAGCAGCTGCTGCGAG AGGCTTCGGCGGCCCTGCAGGTCCGGGCGACCAAGGATTATTGCAACAACTATGACCTGACCAGCCTCAATGTGAAAGCAGGGGACATTATCACA GTCCTTGAGCAGCATCCAGATGGCCGGTGGAAGGGCTGTATCCATGACAACAGGACAGGCAACGACCGTGTGGGCTACTTCCCGTCCTCCTTGGGCGAGGCCATTGTCAAGCGAGCAG GTTCCCGAGCAGGTGCCGAACCAAGCCCACCCCAGGGAGGCAGCTCATCAGGTGCCCCTGCACCCCCTGAGGAGATCTGGGTGCTGAGAAAGCCCTTTGCAG GTGGGGACCGCAGTGGCAGCTTGAGCAGTGTGGCTGGTGGCCGGAGCAGTGGGGGCCACACCCTACATGCAGGCTCTGAAGGGGTCAAG CTCCTGGCAACAGTGCTCTCCCAGAAGCCTGTCTCCGACTCCAGCCCCGGGGACAGCCCTGTCAAGCCTCCGGAGGGCTCCGCAG GTGCCACCCGGTCCCAGCCTCCAGTGGCCCATGCTGGGCAGGTCTATGGGGAACAGCCACCCAAGAAGCCAGAGGCAGCATCAGAGGGCAAG AGCACCGAGGCTGTCAGCCAGTGGCTTGCCACGTTCCAGCTACAGCTCTACGCCCCCAACTTCATCAGTGCTGGCTACGACCTGCCCACCATCAGCCGCATGACCCCTGAG GACCTCACGGCCATTGGGGTCACCAAGCCGGGCCACCGGAAGAAGATTACTGCAGAGATCAGTGGCCTGAGCATCCCTGACTGGCTGCCTGAGCACAAACCC GCTAACCTGGCTGTGTGGCTGTCCATGATCGGCCTGGCCCAGTACTACAAGGTGCTGGTGGACAACGGCTACGAGAATATCGACTTCATCACCGACATCACCTGGGAGGATCTGCAGGAGATCGGCATCACCAAGCTGG GACACCAGAAGAAGCTAATGCTGGCAGTGAGGAAACTGGCGGAGCTACAGAAGGCAGAGTATGCCAAGTATGAGGGGGGACCCCTGCGCCGGAAGGTACCACAGTCGCTTGAAGTGATGGCCATTGAGTCGCCACCCCCACCTGAGCCTGCCCCAGCTGACTGCCAGTCTCCTAAGATGACCACCTTCCAGGACAGTGAGCTCAGCGGTGAGCTGCAGGCTGCCATGACTGGCCCGGCCGAAGGggctgctgccgctgccgctgccactGCTGAGAAGCCCTCCAACCACCTGCCGCCCACCCCAAGGGCCTCTATGCGGCCAGAGCCCAGCCTCGGTGGGCGGGCTCGGCACATGAGCAGTTCTCAGGAGCTGCTGGGCGATGGACCCCCTGGGCCTGGCAGCCCCATGTCACGAAGCCAGGAGTACCTGCTGGAtgaggggccagccccagggACACCCCCCAAGGAGGCCCGGCCCAGCCGCCACGGCCACAGCATCAAGCGGGCCAGCGTGCCCCCAGTGCCTGGCAAGCCACGGCAGGTCCTTCCACCAGGTGCCAGCCACTTCACACCCCCGCAGACGCCCACAAAAGCCCGGCCAAGCTCCCCCCAGGCTGTGGGGGGGCCTCAtggcccagccccagccacagcCAAGGTGAAGCCCACCCCCCAGCTGCTGCCACCAGCAGAGCGACCCATGTCACCTCGCTCGCTGCCTCAGTCACCCACACACCGTGGCTTTGCCTATGTGCTGCCCCAACCCGTGGAGAGCGAGGCAGGGCCGGCTGCTCCAGGGCCTGCACCTGCGGCTGTTCCCACGACTGTGCCCATGCTGTGCCTGCCCCCCGAGGCTGATGTGGAGCCAGAGCGGCCCAAGAAGCGTGCCCACAGCCTGAATCGCTACGCAGCGTCTGACAGCGAGCCGGAGCGGGACGAGCTGCTGGTGCCGGCGGCTGCAGGGCCCTATGCCACAGTCCAGCGGCGTGTGGGACGCAGCCACTCTGTGCGGGCTCCTGCTGGTGCCGACAAGAACGTTAACCGCAGCCAGTCATTCGCTGTGCGACCAAGAAAGAAGGGgcccccaccacccccgcccAAGCGCTCCAGCTCAGCCATGGCCAGTGCCAACCTGGCCGATGAGTCGGTGCCAGATGCGGAGACCGAGGAGGCTGGGACTGAGGACGGCCGGCTGGGGGTCCGGGCACAGCGCCGCCGGGCTAGTGATCTGGCTGGCAGTGTGGACACAGGAAGTGCTGGCAGCGTGAAGAGCATTGCAGCCATGCTCGAGTTGTCGTCcattgggggtgggggccgggCAGCCCGCAGGCCCCCCGAGGGCCACCCCACACCTCGCCCTGCCAGCCCGGAGCCAGTGCGGGTGGCCACAGTGTTGGCTTCGGTGAAACACAAGGAGGCCATCGGGCCTGATGGTGAGGTGGTGAACCGGCGCCGCACGCTGAGTGGGCCCGTTACAGGACTTCTGGCCACTGCTCGCCGTAGTCCAGGAGAGCAGGGGCCCCCTGCAGATCACAGCCAGTTTGTGGAAGATGGCGCTGCCCGGCAGAGGCCTCGAGGTCCAGCCAAGGGCGAGGCGAGTGCAGAGGGACCGCCCCTGGCCAGGGTGGAGGCCAGTGCCACACTAAAGAGGCGCATCCGAGCCAAGCAGAGCCAGCAGGAGAACGTGAAGTTCATCCTAACTGAGTCCGACACTGTCAAGCGCCGGCCCAAGGCCAAGGAGCGGGAGGCAGGTCCTGAGCTACCCCCACCGCTGTCTGTGTACCAGAATGGAACGGGCACTGTGCGCCGCCGACCGGCCTCTGAGCAGGCTGGGCCCCCAGAGCTGCCCCCTCCACCTCCGCCTGCTGAGCCCCCGCCCTCTGACCTGATGCATCTGCCCCCGCTGCCCCCGCCCGACAGCGACACCCGGAAGCTGACCAAGCCGCCTGTCTCTCCCAAGCCCGTTCTGGCTCAGCCTGTGCCCAAGATCCAGGGCTCACCCACACCTGCCTCCAAGAAGGTGCCGCTGCCAGGTCCGGGCAGCCCAG AGGTGAAGCGTGCTCATGGCACGCCGCCGCCCGTGTCTCccaagccgccgccgccgcccactgCGCCCAAGCCGGCCAAGGCCGCGGCGGGGCTGCAGTCGGGCAGCACCAGTCCGTCGCCGGCGCCCTCGCCGGCACGCCAGCCGCCCGCCGCCCTCGCCAAGCCGGCCAGCACGCCACCCTCACTGAGCGCCAGCCCCGCCAGGCCCCCGTCCCCCGGTGCACCCGCGCTGCACGTGCCCGCCAAGCCGCCgcgcgccgctgccgccgccgccgccgccactgggCCTCCAGCTGCTCCCGATGGTGCCTCGCCTGGGGACAGCGTCCGGCAGAAGCTGGAGGAAACGAGCGCGTGCCTGGCAGCGGCGCTGCAGGCCGTAGAAGAGAAGATCCGACAGGAGGACGCGCAGGGCTCACG cccctcgGCCGCAGAGAAGAGCACCGGCAGCATCCTGGATGACATTGGTAGCATGTTCGACGACCTGGCCGACCAGCTGGACGCCATGCTGGAGTGA